One Xenopus tropicalis strain Nigerian chromosome 8, UCB_Xtro_10.0, whole genome shotgun sequence genomic window carries:
- the cldn2 gene encoding claudin-2 translates to MTSVGLQMMGYFMGILGLVGSVVATLMPNWKVSSYVGASIVTAVGFSKGLWMECASYSTGITQCDIYNSMLGLPSDTQAAQALMITSCVLSSLAGLFSIFGMKCTIFSQDSPGKAKIAIVGGVLFILGGVLCLVPICWNLHSILRDFYNPIIADSMRYEIGPALYLGIMSSIVSVLGGSILCASCPPREEGHEFYSRYQRKPLVANKGANATVLTETSKREQSGYNLTGYV, encoded by the coding sequence ATGACGTCTGTAGGCCTTCAGATGATGGGTTACTTCATGGGCATCCTGGGACTAGTTGGCTCTGTTGTTGCCACACTTATGCCCAACTGGAAGGTAAGCTCATATGTTGGTGCCAGCATTGTAACAGCTGTGGGCTTCTCCAAAGGGCTGTGGATGGAGTGTGCTTCCTATAGCACAGGCATCACACAATGTGACATTTACAACTCCATGCTGGGGTTACCATCTGATACCCAAGCTGCTCAAGCTCTCATGATCACATCTTGTGTACTGTCTTCACTAGCCGGCCTCTTCTCAATCTTTGGTATGAAATGCACCATCTTCTCTCAGGACTCCCCTGGGAAGGCTAAAATAGCCATTGTTGGAGGGGTTTTATTTATCCTAGGAGGTGTCCTATGCTTGGTGCCAATTTGCTGGAACCTGCATTCTATTCTAAGAGACTTCTACAACCCTATTATTGCTGATTCAATGAGGTATGAAATTGGACCTGCTCTCTATCTGGGCATTATGTCATCAATTGTCTCAGTACTTGGAGGCTCCATTCTCTGTGCTTCATGCCCACCCAGAGAAGAGGGTCATGAGTTCTACAGCAGGTACCAGAGGAAACCTCTAGTAGCCAACAAGGGAGCAAATGCTACTGTCTTAACAGAAACCTCTAAGCGTGAACAAAGTGGGTACAATCTCACAGGTTATGTATAG